A single genomic interval of Streptomyces sp. NBC_00663 harbors:
- a CDS encoding GntR family transcriptional regulator — protein MTDIDSQFLRGLFDEEGSLYAGRGTALYRLYGVEGLLYVGISTCPLTRVRTHLRDKPWGPDVIGIRIEYPADAEEAERHAIRSERPRHNDTYNGRPEELWTRLADRLRADITAGRMLPGERLPSPRRLAASEGVAVWVGERAYQVLRERGLVRAVPRKGWVVAAGRGPTD, from the coding sequence ATGACCGACATAGACAGCCAGTTCCTGCGCGGCCTGTTCGACGAGGAAGGCAGCCTGTACGCGGGGCGCGGGACGGCGCTGTACCGCCTCTACGGCGTCGAGGGCCTGCTGTACGTCGGCATCTCCACCTGTCCGCTCACCCGTGTCCGCACCCATCTGCGCGACAAGCCGTGGGGTCCCGATGTCATCGGCATCAGGATCGAGTACCCGGCCGACGCGGAGGAGGCCGAGCGGCACGCCATCCGGTCCGAGCGGCCCCGCCACAACGACACGTACAACGGCCGCCCCGAGGAGCTCTGGACCCGGCTGGCCGACCGTCTCCGCGCCGACATCACGGCGGGCCGGATGCTCCCGGGCGAACGGCTGCCGAGCCCGAGGAGGCTCGCCGCGTCGGAGGGCGTCGCGGTGTGGGTCGGCGAGCGCGCCTACCAGGTCCTCAGGGAACGCGGGCTGGTCAGGGCCGTTCCGCGGAAGGGCTGGGTGGTGGCTGCCGGTCGGGGCCCCACCGACTGA
- a CDS encoding NADAR family protein, translated as MTKIDSRDALVRALDAGARVKYLHFWGHRPLPDGRIGASCLSQWWPSPFVVDGVTYATAEHWMMAGKARLFGDAEAERRILAAGHPSVAKKEGRLVRGFDDAAWERERFGIVVEGSVHKFASDARLREFLLNTGERVLVEASPVDRVWGIGLAATDEGALDPRRWRGPNLLGFALMEARGRLRADAVGD; from the coding sequence ATGACGAAGATCGATTCTCGGGACGCGCTGGTCAGGGCGTTGGACGCGGGGGCGAGGGTCAAGTACCTGCACTTCTGGGGCCACCGCCCCTTGCCCGACGGCCGGATCGGCGCGAGCTGTCTGAGCCAGTGGTGGCCGTCACCGTTCGTAGTGGACGGAGTGACGTATGCGACCGCCGAGCATTGGATGATGGCCGGCAAGGCCCGGCTCTTCGGCGACGCGGAGGCGGAGCGGCGGATCCTGGCGGCCGGGCATCCTTCCGTGGCGAAGAAGGAGGGGCGGCTGGTGCGCGGCTTCGACGACGCGGCCTGGGAGCGCGAGCGCTTCGGGATCGTCGTCGAGGGCAGCGTGCACAAGTTCGCCTCGGACGCGCGGCTGCGGGAGTTCCTGCTGAACACCGGCGAGCGGGTCCTGGTCGAGGCCAGCCCCGTGGACCGGGTGTGGGGCATCGGCCTCGCGGCGACGGACGAGGGCGCGTTGGACCCGAGGCGGTGGCGGGGGCCCAACCTGCTGGGGTTCGCGCTGATGGAGGCGCGGGGGCGGCTGCGGGCCGACGCGGTCGGCGACTGA
- a CDS encoding ABC transporter permease has protein sequence MAFVNWFKRHLVVIAGLLTLGYLLLPNVVVTVFSFNKPKGRFNYEWQQFSTDAWKDPCGVADMCGSLSISLQIAALATIGATILGTMIAFALVRYRFRARGAVNSLIFLPMAMPEVVMAASLLTLFLNMGAQLGFWTILIAHIMFCLSFVVTAVKARVMSMDPRLEQAAQDLYAGPFQTFVRVTLPIAAPGIAAGALLAFALSFDDFIITNFNAGSTVTFPMFVWGSAQRGTPVQINVIGTAMFLVAVLLVLTSMVISNRRNKQKA, from the coding sequence ATGGCCTTCGTCAACTGGTTCAAGCGCCATCTCGTCGTTATCGCGGGACTGCTGACACTCGGATATCTCCTGCTGCCGAACGTCGTCGTCACGGTGTTCTCCTTCAACAAACCGAAGGGGCGCTTCAACTACGAATGGCAGCAGTTCTCCACGGACGCCTGGAAGGACCCGTGCGGCGTCGCCGACATGTGCGGCTCGCTGTCGATCAGCCTCCAGATCGCGGCCCTCGCGACGATCGGCGCCACCATCCTCGGCACGATGATCGCCTTCGCCCTGGTCCGCTACCGCTTCCGCGCCCGCGGCGCCGTGAACTCGCTGATCTTCCTGCCGATGGCGATGCCCGAGGTCGTCATGGCCGCCTCGCTGCTCACCCTGTTCCTCAACATGGGCGCCCAGCTGGGCTTCTGGACGATCCTCATCGCCCACATCATGTTCTGCCTCAGCTTCGTCGTGACGGCGGTGAAGGCACGCGTGATGTCGATGGACCCGCGCCTCGAACAGGCGGCCCAGGACCTCTACGCGGGCCCGTTCCAGACCTTCGTCAGGGTCACCCTGCCGATCGCCGCCCCCGGAATCGCGGCGGGCGCGCTGCTCGCCTTCGCGCTCTCCTTCGACGATTTCATCATCACCAATTTCAACGCGGGCTCGACCGTCACCTTCCCCATGTTCGTCTGGGGCTCGGCACAGCGCGGCACACCCGTTCAGATCAATGTGATCGGTACGGCCATGTTCCTGGTCGCCGTACTGCTCGTCCTGACCTCTATGGTCATCAGCAATCGCCGCAACAAGCAAAAGGCATAG
- a CDS encoding phosphatase PAP2 family protein, protein MGDIRPGPPQLRPGRALAHTTGASGSGSPHRSDGHAPQTPRGARRSGPDGRPGTTPPVPGRPTSFLGSSLLLGLPALLFALITWQVVADGPLLRLDERVSRALLHPDRACELLSDLGNIQVAVPVLAVVLVYAALRARRTGTDRWWVPATAAAVLMALVPALIIPLKELTARHGTHVVPPGDGYYPSGHTATAAVAYGSATLLLLPWLRTAWARRTLVALCALVVLGVSFGLVRRGYHWPLDVVASWFLCAVLLGSLWLFLSRWGPDRQPPPSPSAERP, encoded by the coding sequence GTGGGCGACATCAGGCCGGGGCCTCCCCAGCTTCGACCTGGTCGTGCCCTCGCGCACACAACCGGAGCCTCCGGCTCCGGATCTCCTCACCGATCGGACGGTCACGCGCCCCAAACCCCCCGGGGCGCGCGACGATCCGGTCCGGACGGCCGCCCCGGAACCACCCCCCCTGTTCCGGGGCGGCCGACCTCCTTTCTTGGGTCCTCCCTCCTTCTCGGGCTTCCGGCCCTCCTCTTCGCGCTGATCACCTGGCAGGTCGTGGCCGACGGCCCCCTGCTCCGCCTGGACGAGCGCGTCAGCCGCGCCCTCCTCCACCCGGACCGCGCCTGCGAACTCCTCTCCGACCTGGGCAACATCCAGGTGGCGGTGCCGGTCCTCGCCGTCGTCCTGGTGTACGCGGCTCTGCGCGCCCGGCGTACCGGCACGGACCGCTGGTGGGTACCGGCCACCGCCGCGGCCGTTCTGATGGCCCTGGTCCCGGCGCTGATCATCCCGCTCAAGGAACTCACCGCCCGCCACGGCACCCACGTCGTGCCGCCCGGCGACGGCTACTACCCCTCGGGCCACACCGCCACGGCAGCCGTCGCCTACGGCTCCGCGACGCTGCTGCTCCTGCCGTGGCTCCGAACAGCGTGGGCCCGCCGCACCCTCGTCGCGCTCTGCGCCCTCGTCGTGCTCGGCGTCTCCTTCGGGCTGGTCCGCCGGGGCTACCACTGGCCGCTGGACGTCGTCGCCAGCTGGTTCCTGTGCGCGGTGCTGCTCGGGTCGCTGTGGCTCTTCCTCAGTCGGTGGGGCCCCGACCGGCAGCCACCACCCAGCCCTTCCGCGGAACGGCCCTGA
- a CDS encoding ABC transporter permease produces MATLTEAPPPLSPTAPEQKPPRKRGRLVPYWLLLPGMLWLVVFFALPMVYQASTSVQTGSLEEGYKVTWHFATYWDALSEYWPQYLRSILYAGSATILCLILGYPLAYLIAFRAGRWRNLIMILVIAPFFTSFLIRTLAWKTILADGGPVVGALNTLHVLDVTSWLGWTTGDRVLATPLAVVCGLTYNFLPFMILPLYTSLERIDTRLHEAAGDLYAKPVTTFRRVTFPLSMPGVVSGTLLTFIPAAGDYVNADLLGSTDTRMVGNVIQSQFLRILDYPTAAALSFILMAAILAMVTLYIRKSGTEDLV; encoded by the coding sequence ATGGCGACCCTCACCGAGGCGCCCCCGCCTCTCTCCCCGACGGCACCGGAGCAGAAGCCCCCGCGCAAGCGCGGCCGGCTCGTGCCGTACTGGCTGCTGCTGCCCGGCATGCTGTGGCTGGTCGTCTTCTTCGCGCTGCCGATGGTCTACCAGGCCTCCACGTCCGTGCAGACGGGCTCCCTGGAGGAGGGCTACAAGGTCACCTGGCACTTCGCCACCTACTGGGACGCCCTGTCCGAGTACTGGCCGCAGTACCTGCGCTCGATCCTCTACGCGGGCTCGGCGACGATCCTCTGCCTGATCCTCGGCTACCCGCTCGCGTACCTCATCGCCTTCCGGGCGGGCCGCTGGCGGAACCTGATCATGATCCTGGTGATCGCGCCGTTCTTCACCAGCTTCCTGATCCGCACCCTCGCCTGGAAGACGATCCTCGCGGACGGCGGCCCGGTCGTCGGGGCGCTCAACACCCTGCACGTCCTGGACGTCACCAGCTGGCTCGGCTGGACCACCGGCGACCGAGTGCTGGCCACGCCACTGGCGGTGGTCTGCGGTCTGACGTACAACTTCCTGCCGTTCATGATCCTGCCGCTGTACACCTCGCTGGAGCGCATCGACACCCGGCTCCACGAGGCCGCCGGTGACCTCTACGCCAAGCCGGTCACCACGTTCCGCAGGGTGACCTTCCCGCTGTCGATGCCGGGCGTCGTCTCCGGCACGCTGCTGACGTTCATCCCGGCGGCCGGTGACTACGTCAACGCGGACCTGCTCGGCTCGACCGACACCCGCATGGTCGGCAACGTCATCCAGTCCCAGTTCCTGCGGATCCTGGACTACCCGACGGCGGCGGCGCTCTCGTTCATCCTGATGGCCGCGATTCTCGCGATGGTCACGCTCTACATCCGCAAGTCCGGGACGGAGGATCTGGTTTAA
- the gabT gene encoding 4-aminobutyrate--2-oxoglutarate transaminase: MSALPQERRIVTAIPGPKSQELQARRLEAVAQGVGSVLPVFTARAGGGIIEDVDGNRLIDFGSGIAVTSVGASAEAVVRRASAQLADFTHTCFMVTPYEGYVEVAEALAELTPGDHAKKSALFNSGAEAVENAVKIARSYTKRQAVVVFDHGYHGRTNLTMALTAKNMPYKHGFGPFAPEVYRVPVAYGYRWPTGAENAGPEAAAQAIDQITKQVGPDNVAAIIIEPVLGEGGFIEPAKGFLPAIRQFAADNGIVFVADEIQSGFCRTGQWFACEDEGIVPDLITTAKGIAGGLPLAAVTGRAEIMDAAHSGGLGGTYGGNPVACAGALGSIETMKELDLNARAKNIEAIMKARLGAMAEKFDIIGDVRGRGAMIAIELVKDRATKEPNAEATAALAKACHQEGLLVLTCGTYGNVLRFLPPLVIGEDLLNEGLDIIEQAFTRI; this comes from the coding sequence ATGAGCGCACTTCCGCAGGAGCGCCGGATCGTCACCGCCATCCCCGGCCCGAAGTCGCAGGAGTTGCAGGCCCGCCGTCTCGAAGCGGTCGCGCAGGGCGTGGGCTCGGTGCTGCCCGTGTTCACCGCGCGGGCGGGCGGCGGCATCATCGAGGACGTCGACGGCAACCGGCTCATCGACTTCGGCTCCGGCATCGCGGTGACCAGCGTCGGCGCCTCCGCCGAGGCCGTCGTACGCCGTGCGAGCGCCCAGCTCGCCGACTTCACCCACACCTGTTTCATGGTGACGCCGTACGAGGGGTACGTGGAGGTCGCCGAGGCTCTCGCCGAGCTGACCCCCGGTGACCACGCCAAGAAGAGCGCCCTGTTCAACTCCGGCGCCGAGGCCGTCGAGAACGCCGTCAAGATCGCGCGTTCGTACACCAAGCGGCAGGCCGTCGTCGTGTTCGACCACGGGTACCACGGGCGTACGAATCTCACCATGGCGCTGACGGCGAAGAACATGCCGTACAAGCACGGCTTCGGGCCGTTCGCCCCCGAGGTGTACCGCGTGCCGGTCGCCTACGGCTACCGCTGGCCGACCGGTGCCGAGAACGCCGGCCCCGAGGCCGCCGCGCAGGCCATCGACCAGATCACCAAGCAGGTCGGCCCGGACAACGTCGCCGCGATCATCATCGAGCCGGTGCTCGGCGAGGGCGGCTTCATCGAGCCCGCGAAGGGCTTCCTGCCGGCCATCCGCCAGTTCGCCGCCGACAACGGCATCGTCTTCGTCGCCGACGAGATCCAGAGCGGTTTCTGCCGTACGGGGCAGTGGTTCGCGTGTGAGGACGAGGGCATCGTCCCGGACCTGATCACCACCGCCAAGGGCATCGCGGGCGGCCTGCCGCTCGCCGCCGTCACCGGCCGCGCCGAGATCATGGACGCCGCGCACTCCGGTGGGCTCGGCGGTACGTACGGCGGCAACCCCGTCGCCTGCGCCGGTGCGCTCGGCTCCATCGAGACGATGAAGGAGCTCGACCTCAACGCCAGGGCGAAGAACATCGAGGCGATCATGAAGGCCCGCCTCGGGGCCATGGCCGAGAAGTTCGACATCATCGGTGACGTCCGCGGCCGTGGCGCGATGATCGCCATCGAGCTGGTGAAGGACCGCGCCACCAAGGAGCCGAACGCGGAGGCCACCGCCGCCCTCGCCAAGGCCTGCCACCAGGAGGGCCTGCTGGTCCTCACCTGTGGCACCTACGGCAACGTGCTGCGCTTCCTGCCCCCGCTGGTCATCGGCGAGGACCTCCTCAACGAGGGCCTCGACATCATCGAGCAGGCCTTCACCCGCATCTGA
- a CDS encoding polyamine ABC transporter substrate-binding protein → MEQYEPDRLSPAQVAAMRRSFRNGRAAMTRRSLLRASAGGALAVGGLGALTGCGIPAAGNTQGGVSAEDHSAKEKVVNFSNWTEYIDVDESEKHHPTLDQFKQRTGISVKYTEDINDNVEFFGKIKPQLAAGQDTGRDIIVLTDWLAARLIRLGWVQKLDASNLPHAYANLSAQFRDPDWDPGRAYSYVWQGISTVIAYNKKALDGVEVKSVSDLLDNAKLKGRVGFLSEMRDSVGMTLLDMGKDPANFTTDDYDAAIARMQKAVDKGQIRRFTGNDYTSDLTSGDFAACIAWAGDVVQLKADSPDIDFIIPDSGYMTSTDNFLIPNKARHKTNAERLIDFYYEPKPAAELAAYINYVTPVDGVKTELEKLDPDAANNPLIIPDKAMAAKSHAFRSLSSKEETEFEEKFAKLTGA, encoded by the coding sequence ATGGAGCAGTACGAGCCCGACCGCCTGAGCCCGGCCCAAGTGGCCGCCATGCGGCGCAGCTTCCGCAATGGCCGGGCCGCCATGACCCGGCGGTCCCTGCTGCGCGCCTCCGCGGGCGGCGCGCTCGCGGTCGGCGGCCTCGGGGCGCTGACCGGCTGCGGCATCCCCGCGGCCGGCAACACCCAGGGCGGCGTCTCCGCAGAGGACCACTCGGCCAAGGAGAAGGTCGTCAACTTCTCCAACTGGACCGAGTACATCGACGTGGACGAGAGCGAGAAGCACCACCCCACGCTCGACCAGTTCAAGCAGCGGACCGGAATCTCGGTCAAGTACACCGAGGACATCAACGACAACGTCGAGTTCTTCGGCAAGATCAAGCCGCAGCTGGCGGCGGGCCAGGACACCGGGCGCGACATCATCGTCCTCACCGACTGGCTCGCGGCCCGGCTGATCCGCCTCGGCTGGGTCCAGAAGCTGGACGCGTCGAACCTCCCGCACGCCTACGCCAACCTGTCGGCCCAGTTCCGCGACCCCGACTGGGACCCGGGACGTGCCTACAGCTACGTATGGCAGGGCATCTCGACCGTCATCGCCTACAACAAGAAGGCGCTGGACGGTGTGGAGGTGAAGTCGGTCTCCGACCTGCTCGACAACGCCAAGCTCAAGGGGCGCGTCGGCTTCCTCTCCGAGATGCGCGACAGCGTCGGCATGACCCTGCTCGACATGGGCAAAGACCCCGCGAACTTCACCACCGACGACTACGACGCGGCGATCGCCCGGATGCAGAAGGCCGTCGACAAGGGCCAGATCCGCCGCTTCACCGGCAACGACTACACCTCGGACCTGACCAGCGGCGACTTCGCGGCCTGTATCGCCTGGGCCGGTGACGTCGTGCAGCTGAAGGCCGACAGCCCGGACATCGACTTCATCATCCCGGACAGCGGATACATGACGTCGACCGACAACTTCCTGATCCCCAACAAGGCCCGGCACAAGACGAACGCCGAGCGGCTCATCGACTTCTACTACGAGCCGAAGCCGGCCGCCGAACTCGCCGCGTACATCAACTACGTGACGCCGGTCGACGGGGTGAAGACCGAGCTGGAGAAGCTCGACCCGGATGCGGCGAACAACCCGCTGATCATCCCGGACAAGGCCATGGCCGCGAAGTCCCACGCCTTCCGCTCGCTGAGCTCGAAGGAAGAGACCGAGTTCGAAGAGAAGTTCGCGAAGCTGACTGGGGCGTGA
- a CDS encoding NAD(P)/FAD-dependent oxidoreductase, with the protein MAPSAMSRGSHSIKALSEAQPVPYWLDDPGKPHPEPALTGPETCDLLVVGGGYSGLWTALLAKERDPQRDVVLLEGREVGWAASGRNGGFCAASLTHGLGNGLTRWPDEIHRLEELGARNLDEIEKAVARYSLDCDFERTGEIDVATETYQAWELRDWYEEMQREGLADGVEFLDAEAVREQVDSPTFQAGLYDRRGVAMLNPAKLAWGLKRACAQLGVRVYEHTPALTLRPYGAGMAVRTPYGSVRARKVALGTNIFPNLVKRVRSYTVPVYDYALMTEPLSDERLKEIGWKNRQGLGDSANQFHYFRLSADNRILWGGYDAVYQYGGRVRAEYDDRPETYAKLADHFFTCFPQLEGVRFTHAWGGAIDTCSRFSAFFGTAHHGNVAYAAGYTGLGVGATRFGADVMLDLLDGEVTERTSLEMVRKKPLPFPPEPFAWTGIALTKWSLARADSHGGRRNLWLKTMDRLGLGFDS; encoded by the coding sequence ATGGCCCCAAGCGCCATGAGCCGTGGCAGTCATTCGATCAAGGCACTTTCTGAAGCCCAGCCGGTCCCGTACTGGCTGGACGACCCCGGCAAGCCCCACCCCGAGCCCGCGCTCACCGGCCCCGAGACCTGCGACCTCCTGGTCGTCGGCGGTGGCTACAGCGGACTGTGGACCGCGCTCCTCGCCAAAGAGCGCGACCCGCAGCGGGACGTGGTCCTGCTGGAAGGCCGTGAGGTGGGCTGGGCCGCCTCGGGCCGCAACGGCGGCTTCTGCGCCGCCTCCCTCACCCACGGTCTGGGCAACGGGCTGACCCGCTGGCCGGACGAGATCCACCGGCTGGAGGAGCTGGGCGCCCGCAACCTCGACGAGATCGAGAAGGCGGTCGCCCGCTACTCCCTGGACTGCGACTTCGAGCGCACCGGCGAGATCGACGTCGCCACCGAGACGTACCAGGCGTGGGAACTGCGCGACTGGTACGAGGAGATGCAGCGCGAGGGTCTCGCCGACGGCGTGGAGTTCCTGGACGCGGAGGCGGTGCGGGAGCAGGTCGACTCACCGACGTTCCAGGCGGGACTGTACGACCGCCGAGGCGTCGCCATGCTCAACCCGGCGAAGCTCGCCTGGGGTCTGAAGCGGGCCTGTGCGCAACTCGGCGTCCGCGTGTACGAGCACACCCCGGCCCTGACACTCAGGCCGTACGGCGCCGGCATGGCCGTACGCACCCCCTACGGGTCGGTCCGCGCCCGCAAGGTCGCGCTCGGCACCAACATCTTCCCCAACCTGGTCAAGCGTGTGCGGTCGTACACCGTCCCGGTCTACGACTACGCGCTGATGACCGAGCCGCTGAGCGACGAGCGGCTCAAGGAGATCGGCTGGAAGAACAGACAGGGCCTCGGGGACTCGGCCAACCAGTTCCACTACTTCCGGCTCTCCGCCGACAACCGGATCCTGTGGGGCGGTTACGACGCCGTCTACCAGTACGGCGGTCGTGTCCGCGCCGAGTACGACGACCGGCCGGAGACCTACGCCAAGCTCGCCGACCACTTCTTCACCTGCTTCCCGCAGCTGGAGGGCGTCCGCTTCACGCACGCGTGGGGCGGCGCGATCGACACCTGCTCGCGCTTCTCGGCGTTCTTCGGCACCGCCCACCACGGCAACGTCGCCTACGCGGCGGGCTATACGGGCCTCGGTGTCGGCGCGACCCGGTTCGGCGCGGACGTCATGCTGGACCTGCTGGACGGTGAGGTCACCGAACGGACCTCCCTGGAGATGGTCCGCAAGAAGCCGCTGCCCTTCCCGCCCGAGCCGTTCGCCTGGACCGGCATCGCGCTGACCAAGTGGTCGCTCGCGCGCGCGGACTCGCACGGCGGGCGGCGCAACCTGTGGCTGAAGACCATGGACCGGCTGGGACTGGGCTTCGACAGCTGA
- a CDS encoding gamma-aminobutyraldehyde dehydrogenase, with amino-acid sequence MHNPASVTPHPSERFPAQERLADGAQFIAGRLTKGTSGRTHAVVDPATGEEVYTYELAGPADVDAAVAAARAAFPGWAATTPGERSDALHRFAAVLAERAEEFARAESLQCGKPLKLTREFDVPGTIDNTAFFAGAARHLQGQSAGEYSGDHTSYVRREPIGVVGSIAPWNYPLQMAAWKILPAIAAGNTIVLKPAELTPLTSLLFAQAATDAGLPDGVINIVTGTGKEAGEHLVGHPDVAMTSFTGSTAVGKRVAEIATATVKRIHLELGGKAPFLVFDDADLDAAVNGAVAGALINTGQDCTAATRAYVQRPLYDAFVERTAALMETVRLGDPFAAGTDLGPLISHVQRDRVAAFVDRARAYARVVTGGEAPEGELAKGAYYRPTLVADAAQDSEIVQSELFGPVLVVLPFDSDDEGIALANDTPYGLAASAWSRDVYRANRATREIKAGCVWVNDHIPIISEMPHGGYKASGFGKDMSSYSFEEYTQIKHVMFDNTAVARKDWHRTIFGDR; translated from the coding sequence ATGCACAACCCGGCCAGTGTCACCCCGCACCCTTCGGAGCGTTTCCCCGCGCAGGAGCGCCTGGCGGACGGCGCGCAGTTCATCGCGGGCCGGCTGACCAAGGGGACCTCCGGTCGTACACACGCGGTCGTCGACCCGGCGACCGGCGAGGAGGTGTACACCTACGAGCTGGCCGGCCCGGCGGACGTGGACGCGGCCGTCGCCGCCGCCCGCGCGGCGTTCCCCGGCTGGGCCGCCACGACCCCCGGCGAGCGCTCGGACGCACTCCATCGATTCGCCGCCGTGCTCGCCGAGCGGGCTGAGGAGTTCGCCCGTGCGGAGTCGCTCCAGTGCGGCAAGCCGCTCAAGCTGACGCGTGAGTTCGACGTCCCGGGGACGATCGACAACACCGCCTTCTTCGCCGGTGCCGCACGGCATCTCCAGGGGCAGTCCGCCGGGGAGTACTCCGGTGACCACACGTCCTACGTCCGCCGTGAACCCATCGGCGTCGTCGGGTCCATCGCGCCCTGGAACTATCCGCTGCAAATGGCCGCCTGGAAGATTCTTCCGGCCATCGCCGCCGGTAACACCATCGTGCTCAAGCCCGCCGAGCTCACGCCCCTGACCTCGCTGCTGTTCGCGCAGGCCGCCACCGACGCCGGTCTCCCCGACGGTGTCATCAACATCGTCACCGGGACGGGCAAGGAGGCCGGGGAGCATCTGGTCGGGCATCCCGACGTCGCGATGACCTCGTTCACCGGGTCCACCGCCGTCGGCAAGCGCGTCGCCGAGATCGCCACGGCCACCGTCAAGCGGATCCATCTGGAGCTGGGCGGCAAGGCTCCCTTCCTCGTCTTCGACGACGCCGACCTCGACGCCGCCGTCAACGGCGCCGTCGCGGGCGCGCTCATCAACACCGGCCAGGACTGCACGGCCGCCACGCGCGCGTATGTGCAGAGGCCGCTCTATGACGCGTTCGTCGAGCGGACGGCCGCCCTCATGGAGACCGTGCGGCTGGGTGATCCCTTCGCCGCCGGCACCGACCTCGGCCCGCTCATCTCGCACGTCCAGCGGGACCGGGTCGCCGCCTTCGTCGACCGTGCGCGTGCCTACGCGCGCGTGGTCACCGGCGGTGAGGCGCCGGAAGGGGAGCTCGCCAAGGGCGCCTACTACCGGCCCACCCTCGTGGCCGACGCCGCCCAGGACAGCGAGATCGTCCAGTCCGAGCTGTTCGGGCCGGTCCTTGTCGTCCTCCCCTTCGACAGCGACGACGAGGGGATCGCGCTCGCCAACGACACCCCGTACGGCCTCGCCGCCTCCGCCTGGAGCCGGGACGTCTACCGGGCCAACCGGGCCACGCGCGAGATCAAGGCCGGGTGTGTGTGGGTCAACGACCACATCCCGATCATCAGCGAGATGCCCCACGGCGGATACAAGGCGTCCGGCTTCGGCAAGGACATGTCCTCGTACTCGTTCGAGGAGTACACCCAGATCAAGCACGTCATGTTCGACAATACGGCGGTCGCCAGGAAGGACTGGCACCGCACGATCTTCGGGGACCGTTAG
- a CDS encoding ABC transporter ATP-binding protein: MTTVTNKNETGGDVRLSGISKTYDNGFTAVQPLDLTVPQGSFFALLGASGCGKTTTLRMIAGLEEPTTGTVFLGDQEVTNLPPYKRPVNTVFQSYALFPHLDIFENVAFGLRRRGIKSVKKQVEDMLELVQLGEQARKKPHQLSGGQQQRVAVARALINHPKVLLLDEPLGALDLKLRRQMQLELKRIQTEVGITFVHVTHDQEEAMTMADTVAVMNAGRVEQLGSPSDLYENPNTTFVANFLGTSNLIEAEVDTKNGDDIVLKAGGGKLVLPEARCSAPTTTGGKVLVGVRPEKISLTHADDAGEIPEGRNRITGKIAHSSFIGVSTQYVIDSAVCPEFEVYVQNIERDSRLTPGADVVLHWSPAHTFGLDAAQDIDAGVEEGAAA; encoded by the coding sequence GTGACCACCGTGACGAACAAGAACGAAACCGGCGGGGACGTCCGCCTCTCGGGCATCAGCAAGACGTACGACAACGGCTTCACCGCCGTGCAGCCGCTCGATCTGACCGTGCCGCAGGGCTCCTTCTTCGCCCTGCTCGGCGCCTCGGGCTGCGGCAAGACCACCACCCTGCGGATGATCGCGGGCCTGGAGGAGCCGACGACCGGCACCGTGTTCCTCGGCGACCAGGAGGTCACCAACCTGCCGCCCTACAAGCGGCCGGTGAACACCGTCTTCCAGTCGTACGCTCTCTTCCCGCACCTCGACATCTTCGAGAACGTCGCCTTCGGTCTGCGCCGGCGCGGCATCAAGAGCGTGAAGAAGCAGGTCGAGGACATGCTGGAGCTCGTCCAGCTCGGCGAGCAGGCCCGCAAGAAGCCGCACCAGCTCTCCGGCGGCCAGCAGCAGCGCGTCGCCGTCGCCCGCGCCCTCATCAACCACCCCAAGGTGCTCCTCCTCGACGAGCCCCTCGGCGCCCTCGACCTCAAGCTGCGCCGTCAGATGCAGCTGGAGCTCAAGCGCATCCAGACCGAGGTCGGCATCACCTTCGTGCATGTCACGCACGACCAGGAGGAGGCCATGACCATGGCCGACACGGTCGCCGTGATGAACGCGGGCCGCGTCGAGCAGCTCGGCTCGCCGAGCGACCTCTACGAGAACCCGAACACGACCTTCGTCGCCAACTTCCTCGGCACCTCGAACCTGATCGAGGCCGAGGTCGACACCAAGAACGGCGACGACATCGTCCTGAAGGCCGGCGGCGGCAAGCTCGTCCTGCCCGAGGCGCGCTGCTCCGCGCCCACGACGACCGGCGGCAAGGTGCTGGTCGGCGTCCGCCCGGAGAAGATCTCCCTCACCCACGCCGACGACGCGGGCGAGATCCCCGAGGGCCGCAACCGCATCACCGGCAAGATCGCCCACAGCAGTTTCATCGGCGTCTCCACGCAGTACGTCATCGACAGCGCGGTCTGCCCCGAGTTCGAGGTCTACGTCCAGAACATCGAGCGCGACTCCCGGCTGACCCCGGGCGCCGACGTCGTCCTGCACTGGAGCCCGGCCCACACCTTCGGCCTCGACGCCGCTCAGGACATCGACGCCGGTGTCGAAGAAGGGGCGGCGGCCTGA